A portion of the Esox lucius isolate fEsoLuc1 chromosome 20, fEsoLuc1.pri, whole genome shotgun sequence genome contains these proteins:
- the fam189b gene encoding protein FAM189B isoform X3: MLLSAVCVILSLAGSMLSCQNAQMVKSLLTCQVENGLCVCCAPTHSCSINEEETLVLYLNADCHSVRHQLKDLLFSACGLSILSTIICTLSTVTCSIHIFSLDLVHLLAPHRSRSVNPECTTPQDAFLTNIMDFEEFVPPIPPPPYYPPEYTCSSETDAQSITYNGSMESPVPLYPTDCPPPYELVMGQRAASQATVFDGHGNEQPGERATFTGFSGEVSMDSGSLLMSEIVDIPDDSSPSEDSCLVGLGVRARGERESTGGGEGGDAGEGGEYVSFRGPPPQAPGSPLVGPMARPCYRGERSNSCSSPTTDTAIYRSPVLRRQAMLASSCSQLELLGGATSNQNSIPEIQVRPSTPLRRGSASNTANPPSFSAVNQQGNWVPLPLRRRGAEGERRGSDSLLPLVRSHSEPGLSSSTDTGDFSGGSVGSKGVSVEGSQTSTDTGPSSETCLLPRSSLVVSSALPRKGSVKEAAMGGTLPLSKGPPNSPRHLPKDCHRSLGDLKVTRVLVARFLQRSKRNLPSATEHAGNVGQGQKRRGGTEGNGVGHLPLEQVLWNSWGSSRGPHPSNPPHRGHHHSHSDSHHNRRHSNRPPVMEGIHLRSCGDLSSSSSASLRRILTANPPHGSSGALYTESAL, encoded by the exons ATGCTGCTGTCTGCTGTTTGTGTTATCCTCAGTCTTGCTGGATCCATGCTGTCCTGTCAGAATGCACAGATGGTCAAATCCCTGCTGACCTGCCAG GTAGAGAacgggttgtgtgtgtgctgtgctcCGACACACTCCTGTTCTATAAATGAGGAGGAGACCCTGGTGCTTTACCTAAACGCAGACTGTCACTCAGTCAGACATCAGCtcaag GACCTGCTGTTCAGTGCCTGTGGTCTGAGTATTCTCTCCACCATCATCTGTACTCTGTCCACTGTCACCTGCAGTATCCACATCTTCTCCTTGGACTTGGTGCACCTG CTTGCGCCCCATCGTTCTCGCTCCGTCAACCCTGAATGCACGACTCCTCAGGATGCCTTCCTGACCAATATCATGGACTTTGAAGAGTTTGTCCCCCCGATTCCTCCGCCACCCTACTACCCTCCCGAATACACCTGCAGCTCAGAGACAGACGCCCAGAG TATCACCTATAATGGCTCAATGGAGAGTCCCGTCCCACTCTACCCTACTGACTGTCCCCCTCCTTATGAATTAGTTATGGGACAGAGAGCTGCCAGCCAG GCCACAGTGTTTGACGGCCACGGGAACGAGCAGCCTGGAGAGAGGGCCACGTTCACTGGTTTCAgcggagagg TCTCCATGGACAGTGGCTCTCTGTTGATGTCGGAGATTGTTGACATTCCAGATGACTCCTCCCCCTCAGAGGACTCCTGCCTGGTGGGGCTGGGGGTGAGGGCCAGGGGCGAGAGAGAAAGCAccgggggtggggaggggggagacgcTGGAGAAGGGGGGGAGTATGTGAGCTTCCGTGGCCCCCCGCCCCAGGCCCCAGGGAGCCCCCTTGTGGGTCCAATGGCCAGGCCATGCTACAGGGGAGAAAGGTCCAACTCCTGCTCCTCCCCAACTACTGACACCGCTATATACAG GTCTCCAGTGTTGAGGCGCCAGGCCATGTTGGCGAGTAGTTGTTCCCAGTTGGAGCTGCTAGGGGGCGCCACCTCTAACCAGAACTCTATCCCAGAGATACAAGTCCGACCCAGCACCCCTTTACGACGTGGCTCCGCCTCCAACACTGCAAATCCTCCCAGTTTCTCAGCTGTCAATCAGCAGGGTAACTGGGTGCCGCTCCCCCTGCGTCGCCGAGGTGCGGAGGGGGAGCGGCGGGGTAGTGATTCACTTCTGCCTCTGGTGAGGTCACACAGCGAACCGGGCCTCAGCTCTTCCACTGACACAG GTGACTTCAGTGGCGGGTCAGTGGGTAGTAAAGGGGTGAGCGTGGAAGGCTCTCAGACCTCCACAGACACAG gtCCGTCCTCTGAGACGTGCCTGCTGCCCCGTTCTTCTCTGGTGGTGTCCTCAGCCCTCCCCAGGAAAGGCAGTGTAAAGGAAGCCGCCATGGGGGGCACATTGCCCCTATCCAAAGGCCCCCCCAACTCACCCCGGCACCTGCCCAAAGACTGCCACCGCTCTCTTGGGGACCTCAAG GTTACGAGGGTCTTGGTGGCTCGCTTCCTGCAGCGCTCCAAACGGAACCTGCCGTCCGCcacagagcatgctgggaacgTGGGACAGGGTCAGAAAAGGAGAGGCGGGACAGAGGGCAATGGAGTCGGCCATCTGCCCTTAGAGCAG GTGTTGTGGAACTCCTGGGGATCAAGCCGAGGACCTCACCCGTCAAACCCTCCTCACCGCGGACACCATCACTCTCATAGCGACAGCCACCACAACCGCCGtcacagcaacaggccccctgTGATGGAGGGCATCCACCTGCGCAGCTGCGGCGACTtaagctcctcctcctctgcgtCTCTAAGGCGGATACTGACGGCCAACCCCCCGCACGGGTCATCAGGGGCACTGTACACAGAGTCCGCactgtga
- the fam189b gene encoding protein FAM189B isoform X2 produces the protein MSASGSRGWSDSRRGMSGRSQGGAKLLLYLGLCHLGLGAMVLAFSFTSMAFTSSARVRQSCPFWAGFFVVASGIVGLISWRRPLTLVVSLFMLLSAVCVILSLAGSMLSCQNAQMVKSLLTCQVENGLCVCCAPTHSCSINEEETLVLYLNADCHSVRHQLKDLLFSACGLSILSTIICTLSTVTCSIHIFSLDLVHLLAPHRSRSVNPECTTPQDAFLTNIMDFEEFVPPIPPPPYYPPEYTCSSETDAQSITYNGSMESPVPLYPTDCPPPYELVMGQRAASQATVFDGHGNEQPGERATFTGFSGEVSMDSGSLLMSEIVDIPDDSSPSEDSCLVGLGVRARGERESTGGGEGGDAGEGGEYVSFRGPPPQAPGSPLVGPMARPCYRGERSNSCSSPTTDTAIYRSPVLRRQAMLASSCSQLELLGGATSNQNSIPEIQVRPSTPLRRGSASNTANPPSFSAVNQQGNWVPLPLRRRGAEGERRGSDSLLPLVRSHSEPGLSSSTDTGDFSGGSVGSKGVSVEGSQTSTDTGPSSETCLLPRSSLVVSSALPRKGSVKEAAMGGTLPLSKGPPNSPRHLPKDCHRSLGDLKVTRVLVARFLQRSKRNLPSATEHAGNVGQGQKRRGGTEGNGVGHLPLEQVLWNSWGSSRGPHPSNPPHRGHHHSHSDSHHNRRHSNRPPVMEGIHLRSCGDLSSSSSASLRRILTANPPHGSSGALYTESAL, from the exons ATGTCGGCCTCTGGGTCGCGAGGCTGGTCAGATAGCCGTCGGGGAATGTCTGGCCGTTCGCAGGGTGGGGCAAAGCTGCTGCTGTACCTGGGTCTCTGCCACCTGGGCCTGGGGGCCATGGTCCTGGCTTTCTCCTTCACCAGCATGGCCTTCACATCTTCAGCCCGAGTCCGGCAGTCTTGTCCCTTTTGGGCCGGCTTCTTT GTTGTGGCATCGGGGATAGTTGGACTTATCTCATGGAGAAGACCACTAACTCTGGTG GTGTCCCTCTTCATGCTGCTGTCTGCTGTTTGTGTTATCCTCAGTCTTGCTGGATCCATGCTGTCCTGTCAGAATGCACAGATGGTCAAATCCCTGCTGACCTGCCAG GTAGAGAacgggttgtgtgtgtgctgtgctcCGACACACTCCTGTTCTATAAATGAGGAGGAGACCCTGGTGCTTTACCTAAACGCAGACTGTCACTCAGTCAGACATCAGCtcaag GACCTGCTGTTCAGTGCCTGTGGTCTGAGTATTCTCTCCACCATCATCTGTACTCTGTCCACTGTCACCTGCAGTATCCACATCTTCTCCTTGGACTTGGTGCACCTG CTTGCGCCCCATCGTTCTCGCTCCGTCAACCCTGAATGCACGACTCCTCAGGATGCCTTCCTGACCAATATCATGGACTTTGAAGAGTTTGTCCCCCCGATTCCTCCGCCACCCTACTACCCTCCCGAATACACCTGCAGCTCAGAGACAGACGCCCAGAG TATCACCTATAATGGCTCAATGGAGAGTCCCGTCCCACTCTACCCTACTGACTGTCCCCCTCCTTATGAATTAGTTATGGGACAGAGAGCTGCCAGCCAG GCCACAGTGTTTGACGGCCACGGGAACGAGCAGCCTGGAGAGAGGGCCACGTTCACTGGTTTCAgcggagagg TCTCCATGGACAGTGGCTCTCTGTTGATGTCGGAGATTGTTGACATTCCAGATGACTCCTCCCCCTCAGAGGACTCCTGCCTGGTGGGGCTGGGGGTGAGGGCCAGGGGCGAGAGAGAAAGCAccgggggtggggaggggggagacgcTGGAGAAGGGGGGGAGTATGTGAGCTTCCGTGGCCCCCCGCCCCAGGCCCCAGGGAGCCCCCTTGTGGGTCCAATGGCCAGGCCATGCTACAGGGGAGAAAGGTCCAACTCCTGCTCCTCCCCAACTACTGACACCGCTATATACAG GTCTCCAGTGTTGAGGCGCCAGGCCATGTTGGCGAGTAGTTGTTCCCAGTTGGAGCTGCTAGGGGGCGCCACCTCTAACCAGAACTCTATCCCAGAGATACAAGTCCGACCCAGCACCCCTTTACGACGTGGCTCCGCCTCCAACACTGCAAATCCTCCCAGTTTCTCAGCTGTCAATCAGCAGGGTAACTGGGTGCCGCTCCCCCTGCGTCGCCGAGGTGCGGAGGGGGAGCGGCGGGGTAGTGATTCACTTCTGCCTCTGGTGAGGTCACACAGCGAACCGGGCCTCAGCTCTTCCACTGACACAG GTGACTTCAGTGGCGGGTCAGTGGGTAGTAAAGGGGTGAGCGTGGAAGGCTCTCAGACCTCCACAGACACAG gtCCGTCCTCTGAGACGTGCCTGCTGCCCCGTTCTTCTCTGGTGGTGTCCTCAGCCCTCCCCAGGAAAGGCAGTGTAAAGGAAGCCGCCATGGGGGGCACATTGCCCCTATCCAAAGGCCCCCCCAACTCACCCCGGCACCTGCCCAAAGACTGCCACCGCTCTCTTGGGGACCTCAAG GTTACGAGGGTCTTGGTGGCTCGCTTCCTGCAGCGCTCCAAACGGAACCTGCCGTCCGCcacagagcatgctgggaacgTGGGACAGGGTCAGAAAAGGAGAGGCGGGACAGAGGGCAATGGAGTCGGCCATCTGCCCTTAGAGCAG GTGTTGTGGAACTCCTGGGGATCAAGCCGAGGACCTCACCCGTCAAACCCTCCTCACCGCGGACACCATCACTCTCATAGCGACAGCCACCACAACCGCCGtcacagcaacaggccccctgTGATGGAGGGCATCCACCTGCGCAGCTGCGGCGACTtaagctcctcctcctctgcgtCTCTAAGGCGGATACTGACGGCCAACCCCCCGCACGGGTCATCAGGGGCACTGTACACAGAGTCCGCactgtga
- the fam189b gene encoding protein FAM189B isoform X1, which produces MPSPSDSSSVMSASGSRGWSDSRRGMSGRSQGGAKLLLYLGLCHLGLGAMVLAFSFTSMAFTSSARVRQSCPFWAGFFVVASGIVGLISWRRPLTLVVSLFMLLSAVCVILSLAGSMLSCQNAQMVKSLLTCQVENGLCVCCAPTHSCSINEEETLVLYLNADCHSVRHQLKDLLFSACGLSILSTIICTLSTVTCSIHIFSLDLVHLLAPHRSRSVNPECTTPQDAFLTNIMDFEEFVPPIPPPPYYPPEYTCSSETDAQSITYNGSMESPVPLYPTDCPPPYELVMGQRAASQATVFDGHGNEQPGERATFTGFSGEVSMDSGSLLMSEIVDIPDDSSPSEDSCLVGLGVRARGERESTGGGEGGDAGEGGEYVSFRGPPPQAPGSPLVGPMARPCYRGERSNSCSSPTTDTAIYRSPVLRRQAMLASSCSQLELLGGATSNQNSIPEIQVRPSTPLRRGSASNTANPPSFSAVNQQGNWVPLPLRRRGAEGERRGSDSLLPLVRSHSEPGLSSSTDTGDFSGGSVGSKGVSVEGSQTSTDTGPSSETCLLPRSSLVVSSALPRKGSVKEAAMGGTLPLSKGPPNSPRHLPKDCHRSLGDLKVTRVLVARFLQRSKRNLPSATEHAGNVGQGQKRRGGTEGNGVGHLPLEQVLWNSWGSSRGPHPSNPPHRGHHHSHSDSHHNRRHSNRPPVMEGIHLRSCGDLSSSSSASLRRILTANPPHGSSGALYTESAL; this is translated from the exons ATGCCATCACCCTCAGACTCCAGCAGTGTGATGTCGGCCTCTGGGTCGCGAGGCTGGTCAGATAGCCGTCGGGGAATGTCTGGCCGTTCGCAGGGTGGGGCAAAGCTGCTGCTGTACCTGGGTCTCTGCCACCTGGGCCTGGGGGCCATGGTCCTGGCTTTCTCCTTCACCAGCATGGCCTTCACATCTTCAGCCCGAGTCCGGCAGTCTTGTCCCTTTTGGGCCGGCTTCTTT GTTGTGGCATCGGGGATAGTTGGACTTATCTCATGGAGAAGACCACTAACTCTGGTG GTGTCCCTCTTCATGCTGCTGTCTGCTGTTTGTGTTATCCTCAGTCTTGCTGGATCCATGCTGTCCTGTCAGAATGCACAGATGGTCAAATCCCTGCTGACCTGCCAG GTAGAGAacgggttgtgtgtgtgctgtgctcCGACACACTCCTGTTCTATAAATGAGGAGGAGACCCTGGTGCTTTACCTAAACGCAGACTGTCACTCAGTCAGACATCAGCtcaag GACCTGCTGTTCAGTGCCTGTGGTCTGAGTATTCTCTCCACCATCATCTGTACTCTGTCCACTGTCACCTGCAGTATCCACATCTTCTCCTTGGACTTGGTGCACCTG CTTGCGCCCCATCGTTCTCGCTCCGTCAACCCTGAATGCACGACTCCTCAGGATGCCTTCCTGACCAATATCATGGACTTTGAAGAGTTTGTCCCCCCGATTCCTCCGCCACCCTACTACCCTCCCGAATACACCTGCAGCTCAGAGACAGACGCCCAGAG TATCACCTATAATGGCTCAATGGAGAGTCCCGTCCCACTCTACCCTACTGACTGTCCCCCTCCTTATGAATTAGTTATGGGACAGAGAGCTGCCAGCCAG GCCACAGTGTTTGACGGCCACGGGAACGAGCAGCCTGGAGAGAGGGCCACGTTCACTGGTTTCAgcggagagg TCTCCATGGACAGTGGCTCTCTGTTGATGTCGGAGATTGTTGACATTCCAGATGACTCCTCCCCCTCAGAGGACTCCTGCCTGGTGGGGCTGGGGGTGAGGGCCAGGGGCGAGAGAGAAAGCAccgggggtggggaggggggagacgcTGGAGAAGGGGGGGAGTATGTGAGCTTCCGTGGCCCCCCGCCCCAGGCCCCAGGGAGCCCCCTTGTGGGTCCAATGGCCAGGCCATGCTACAGGGGAGAAAGGTCCAACTCCTGCTCCTCCCCAACTACTGACACCGCTATATACAG GTCTCCAGTGTTGAGGCGCCAGGCCATGTTGGCGAGTAGTTGTTCCCAGTTGGAGCTGCTAGGGGGCGCCACCTCTAACCAGAACTCTATCCCAGAGATACAAGTCCGACCCAGCACCCCTTTACGACGTGGCTCCGCCTCCAACACTGCAAATCCTCCCAGTTTCTCAGCTGTCAATCAGCAGGGTAACTGGGTGCCGCTCCCCCTGCGTCGCCGAGGTGCGGAGGGGGAGCGGCGGGGTAGTGATTCACTTCTGCCTCTGGTGAGGTCACACAGCGAACCGGGCCTCAGCTCTTCCACTGACACAG GTGACTTCAGTGGCGGGTCAGTGGGTAGTAAAGGGGTGAGCGTGGAAGGCTCTCAGACCTCCACAGACACAG gtCCGTCCTCTGAGACGTGCCTGCTGCCCCGTTCTTCTCTGGTGGTGTCCTCAGCCCTCCCCAGGAAAGGCAGTGTAAAGGAAGCCGCCATGGGGGGCACATTGCCCCTATCCAAAGGCCCCCCCAACTCACCCCGGCACCTGCCCAAAGACTGCCACCGCTCTCTTGGGGACCTCAAG GTTACGAGGGTCTTGGTGGCTCGCTTCCTGCAGCGCTCCAAACGGAACCTGCCGTCCGCcacagagcatgctgggaacgTGGGACAGGGTCAGAAAAGGAGAGGCGGGACAGAGGGCAATGGAGTCGGCCATCTGCCCTTAGAGCAG GTGTTGTGGAACTCCTGGGGATCAAGCCGAGGACCTCACCCGTCAAACCCTCCTCACCGCGGACACCATCACTCTCATAGCGACAGCCACCACAACCGCCGtcacagcaacaggccccctgTGATGGAGGGCATCCACCTGCGCAGCTGCGGCGACTtaagctcctcctcctctgcgtCTCTAAGGCGGATACTGACGGCCAACCCCCCGCACGGGTCATCAGGGGCACTGTACACAGAGTCCGCactgtga